One segment of Pleomorphomonas sp. PLEO DNA contains the following:
- a CDS encoding YdcH family protein, producing MSVQSHIAELERRHAALERELDEARQHPSTDGTTLRELKRQKLALKDEIVKLSTDEKVLH from the coding sequence ATGTCTGTTCAGTCGCATATTGCAGAACTTGAACGCCGTCACGCCGCTCTAGAGCGTGAACTCGACGAGGCTAGACAGCATCCGAGTACGGACGGCACGACACTGCGCGAATTGAAGCGGCAAAAACTGGCCCTGAAGGACGAGATCGTCAAGCTATCTACCGACGAGAAGGTCCTGCACTAA
- a CDS encoding OpgC family protein, whose translation MNIKPLGKRDHRIDVLRALALLSIFINHIPGNVLEPFTHKNFGLSDSAEAFVLLAGVASAFAYFPRFNAGAIALPLAKIAKRVVVLYVAHIASLMVGLGIFCFALQRWGMPILNTPLNIDAIYAEPTKALIGIPLMTQQIGYHNILPLYVCLLIFLPVLMAVARYFGLGAMLATSIAIYAAAQIFGLNMPSYPSSGGWFFNPFTWQLIFGVGFFIGVRVLRGETPVPFYRPLWWLALAYLVAACIYHRFNLYGSIPTVSWLPVNFQINEKPWVALPRLLHILSLAYVIGHSRPIMGWLGRFSPEGVLSRIGRNSLPVFWLGTALSVVGQVVLFTDQPGPAEQIAFIAVGIAAQAALAYFLDYLGNASKAKAKAVPSRVPVASEKDTATAAGKDTVTA comes from the coding sequence ATGAATATCAAGCCTCTCGGCAAACGCGATCACCGTATCGACGTCCTCCGCGCCCTGGCGCTTCTGTCGATCTTCATCAACCACATTCCCGGCAACGTTCTCGAGCCTTTCACCCATAAGAACTTCGGCCTGTCCGATTCCGCCGAGGCTTTCGTGCTGCTGGCCGGCGTTGCCTCGGCCTTCGCCTACTTTCCCCGCTTTAATGCCGGGGCCATAGCCTTGCCGCTCGCCAAGATCGCCAAGCGCGTCGTGGTGCTTTATGTCGCCCACATCGCCTCCCTGATGGTCGGTCTTGGCATTTTCTGCTTTGCGCTTCAGCGGTGGGGCATGCCCATTCTCAACACGCCGCTCAACATCGACGCCATCTATGCCGAGCCGACCAAGGCCCTCATCGGCATTCCCCTGATGACCCAGCAGATCGGCTACCACAACATTCTGCCGCTCTATGTCTGCCTGTTGATTTTCCTGCCCGTGCTGATGGCGGTGGCCCGATATTTCGGCCTCGGCGCCATGCTGGCGACGTCCATCGCCATTTACGCCGCCGCCCAAATCTTCGGCCTCAATATGCCGAGCTATCCGAGCAGCGGCGGCTGGTTCTTCAATCCGTTCACCTGGCAGCTGATCTTCGGCGTCGGCTTTTTTATCGGCGTCCGCGTGTTGCGCGGGGAAACGCCAGTGCCCTTCTATCGGCCGCTCTGGTGGCTGGCGCTCGCCTACCTGGTCGCCGCCTGCATTTATCACCGCTTCAATCTCTACGGCAGCATTCCCACCGTCAGTTGGTTGCCCGTCAACTTCCAGATCAACGAGAAGCCTTGGGTGGCGCTGCCTCGCCTCCTCCACATCCTATCGCTGGCCTACGTCATCGGCCATAGCCGGCCGATCATGGGCTGGCTGGGTCGCTTTTCGCCCGAAGGCGTGCTGTCGCGCATCGGCCGCAATTCCCTGCCGGTGTTCTGGCTGGGAACGGCCTTGTCGGTGGTGGGCCAAGTGGTGCTGTTCACCGATCAGCCCGGTCCAGCCGAACAGATCGCCTTCATCGCCGTCGGCATCGCCGCCCAAGCGGCGCTTGCCTATTTCCTCGATTATCTTGGCAATGCCAGCAAGGCGAAGGCTAAGGCCGTTCCGAGCAGGGTCCCGGTGGCTAGCGAAAAAGACACGGCAACCGCCGCCGGCAAGGACACGGTGACCGCTTGA
- a CDS encoding sulfite exporter TauE/SafE family protein, whose protein sequence is MIDDPLFYLAAIPAVILTGLSKGGLGAAFGLAAVPILALVVSPVRAAGLMLPILLISDVVAMWSYRRHFSADLIWHLMPAAVLGTLFGWATARYVSDDALRLVVGVLAIAFVARIYFLERAHARKVAAGTAIGEPAPTGKSALGAAVWGTLTGYTSFVAHAGGPPFQTYVQPMRLSPMLFAGTSAIFFGVLNMMKVIPYALLGQFTTENLLMSAILAPLTVGSTYVGVKLVKGIDQRLFYRILTISVCAVGLKLIYDGAMHLFGF, encoded by the coding sequence ATGATCGACGACCCCTTGTTCTACCTCGCCGCCATCCCAGCCGTTATCCTCACCGGCCTGTCGAAAGGTGGGCTCGGAGCTGCCTTCGGCCTGGCGGCGGTGCCGATCCTTGCGCTCGTGGTCTCGCCGGTCCGCGCCGCCGGCCTGATGCTGCCGATCCTTCTGATCTCGGACGTGGTGGCCATGTGGTCGTACCGGCGGCATTTCAGCGCCGATCTCATCTGGCATCTGATGCCCGCCGCTGTGCTCGGCACGCTATTCGGCTGGGCGACCGCTCGCTACGTCTCGGATGATGCGCTCCGCCTCGTCGTCGGCGTCCTCGCCATCGCCTTTGTCGCCCGCATCTATTTCCTCGAGCGGGCACACGCACGCAAGGTCGCGGCCGGCACGGCGATCGGTGAACCGGCGCCGACCGGAAAGTCGGCCCTGGGCGCGGCGGTCTGGGGCACGCTCACCGGCTACACGTCCTTCGTCGCCCATGCCGGCGGTCCGCCCTTTCAGACCTATGTCCAGCCAATGCGACTCAGTCCCATGCTGTTCGCCGGCACCTCGGCCATCTTCTTCGGCGTGCTCAACATGATGAAGGTCATCCCCTACGCGCTGCTCGGCCAATTCACCACCGAAAATCTGCTCATGTCCGCCATTCTGGCGCCGTTGACCGTTGGCTCGACCTATGTCGGCGTGAAGCTGGTGAAGGGGATCGACCAGCGGCTTTTCTACCGAATCCTGACGATCTCGGTGTGCGCCGTCGGCCTCAAATTAATTTATGACGGCGCGATGCATCTTTTTGGCTTCTGA
- a CDS encoding YdcH family protein: MTGQEEANEQVQLELARLRQEHRDLDAAIDAMVLLGTADSIQIQRLKKRKLVLKDRIQQLEDQTVPDIIA; encoded by the coding sequence ATGACCGGGCAGGAAGAAGCCAATGAGCAGGTGCAGCTGGAACTGGCGCGGCTCCGCCAGGAGCACCGAGATCTCGACGCCGCCATCGATGCGATGGTGTTGCTCGGCACCGCCGATTCCATCCAGATCCAGCGCCTCAAGAAACGCAAGCTTGTGCTGAAGGACCGGATACAGCAACTCGAGGATCAAACGGTTCCCGACATCATTGCCTGA
- the purE gene encoding 5-(carboxyamino)imidazole ribonucleotide mutase, whose translation MTDKPLVAIIMGSQSDWSTMKYAADTLDTLDVPHRAMIVSAHRTPDRMVAFAKGARAEGFKVIIAGAGGAAHLPGMVAALTPLPVLGVPVESHALKGQDSLLSIVQMPGGVPVGTLAIGKAGAINAALLAAAVLALSDAALATRLDDFRARQTAAVAEEPVNDA comes from the coding sequence ATGACCGATAAACCGCTTGTCGCCATCATCATGGGCAGCCAGTCCGACTGGTCGACCATGAAGTACGCCGCCGACACGCTGGACACGTTGGACGTGCCGCACAGGGCGATGATCGTTTCCGCCCACCGTACACCCGATCGCATGGTTGCCTTTGCCAAGGGCGCGCGCGCCGAGGGTTTCAAGGTGATCATCGCCGGTGCCGGTGGGGCGGCCCACTTGCCCGGCATGGTGGCGGCGCTGACGCCCCTGCCGGTGCTCGGCGTTCCCGTCGAGAGCCACGCCCTCAAGGGGCAGGACAGTCTTCTCTCCATCGTGCAGATGCCTGGCGGCGTCCCGGTGGGTACGTTGGCCATTGGCAAGGCCGGCGCCATCAACGCCGCTCTGCTCGCCGCTGCCGTTCTGGCGTTGTCGGACGCTGCACTGGCCACTCGGCTCGATGATTTCCGCGCCCGTCAGACGGCGGCCGTTGCCGAGGAACCGGTCAATGACGCCTGA
- a CDS encoding 5-(carboxyamino)imidazole ribonucleotide synthase, with the protein MTPEMLPPGSVIGMLGGGQLGRMMALAAARLGLSVHVYCPDPESPAFDVAKAHTIAAYDDEAALAAFADRCDVVSYEFENVPARAAEVIAERTLLRPGALALATSQDRLVEKTFLREAGAEVAAFAPIDRVADIDAAIAVTGLPAIVKTRRFGYDGKGQRKVESRESLAAAVTELGGGDLILEALVPFALEVSAIVVRGADGATAVYDIGENSHANHILKETRVPARISADTARAAATLGRRIADALDYVGVLGVELFVVRDDKGERFVVNEIAPRVHNSGHWTEDGAVTSQFENHVRAIAGWPIGSVATIAPTVMENLIGAEADAWATITADPRARLHLYGKAESRPGRKMGHVNRVGV; encoded by the coding sequence ATGACGCCTGAAATGCTTCCTCCCGGTTCGGTCATTGGCATGTTGGGTGGTGGTCAACTCGGCCGCATGATGGCGCTCGCCGCCGCCCGGCTCGGCCTTTCGGTCCACGTTTATTGTCCCGATCCCGAGAGCCCGGCTTTCGACGTCGCCAAGGCGCATACGATCGCCGCTTATGACGACGAGGCAGCGCTTGCCGCCTTTGCCGATCGTTGCGATGTCGTCAGCTACGAGTTCGAGAATGTGCCGGCCCGCGCCGCCGAGGTGATCGCCGAGCGGACCCTGCTGAGGCCCGGCGCGCTGGCGCTCGCCACTTCGCAGGATCGGCTCGTCGAGAAGACATTCCTGCGCGAGGCCGGCGCCGAGGTGGCGGCTTTCGCACCGATCGACCGGGTGGCCGATATCGACGCGGCAATCGCCGTGACCGGCTTGCCGGCCATCGTCAAGACGCGCCGCTTCGGCTATGACGGCAAGGGGCAGCGCAAGGTGGAGAGCCGGGAGTCGCTTGCCGCCGCGGTAACCGAACTCGGCGGCGGCGACCTGATCCTCGAAGCGCTCGTTCCCTTCGCTCTGGAAGTCTCGGCCATCGTGGTACGCGGTGCCGACGGCGCCACCGCCGTCTACGACATCGGCGAAAACTCGCATGCCAACCATATCTTGAAGGAAACCCGCGTGCCGGCGCGAATCAGCGCTGACACGGCTAGGGCCGCGGCGACGCTCGGTCGCCGCATCGCCGATGCGCTCGACTATGTCGGCGTACTCGGCGTCGAGTTGTTCGTGGTGCGCGACGACAAAGGCGAGCGGTTCGTCGTCAACGAAATCGCGCCGCGCGTTCATAACTCCGGCCACTGGACGGAAGATGGCGCGGTGACCTCGCAGTTCGAGAACCACGTGCGGGCGATCGCCGGCTGGCCGATCGGTTCGGTGGCGACCATTGCGCCGACGGTGATGGAAAACTTGATTGGCGCCGAGGCCGACGCCTGGGCGACGATCACCGCCGATCCCAGGGCGCGGCTCCACCTTTATGGTAAGGCCGAGAGCCGCCCCGGCCGCAAGATGGGGCACGTCAACCGGGTGGGTGTCTGA
- a CDS encoding class II glutamine amidotransferase, translated as MCRWLAYSGRPIFLDTLVSKPCHSLVHQSQSATECLAATNGDGFGLGWYGAWEEPGLFRDAMPAWNDDNLKSLTHQISSSLFFAHVRASTGTPTTRVNCHPFASGRWMFMHNGQVGGWDRIRRRLEARLSDARYHERCGATDSEVLFLLLDADDLDADPIAAMQSVLVETRRAMIDAGVDEPLRLTAALSDGRNLHAFRYSSDDKPPSLYWRHGDDGITVVSEPIDAAHDQWTAVAPNTVLTVEPGGHVRLDSFEVELDRRVAARVAIA; from the coding sequence ATGTGTCGTTGGCTCGCATATTCCGGTCGTCCGATCTTCCTGGATACCTTGGTTTCCAAGCCCTGCCATTCGTTGGTCCATCAGAGCCAGTCGGCGACTGAATGCCTCGCGGCGACCAACGGCGACGGGTTCGGCCTCGGCTGGTACGGCGCCTGGGAAGAACCGGGACTGTTCCGCGACGCCATGCCTGCCTGGAATGACGACAATCTGAAGAGCCTCACGCATCAGATTTCATCATCGCTGTTCTTCGCACACGTGCGCGCCTCCACCGGCACGCCGACCACCCGCGTCAATTGCCACCCTTTTGCCAGCGGGCGCTGGATGTTCATGCATAACGGCCAGGTCGGTGGTTGGGACCGGATCCGCCGCCGTCTTGAGGCGCGCCTGTCCGATGCCCGCTATCATGAGCGCTGCGGCGCCACCGATTCCGAGGTGTTGTTCCTGCTGCTCGACGCCGACGACCTCGACGCCGACCCGATCGCCGCCATGCAGTCGGTGCTCGTCGAGACGCGGCGGGCCATGATCGATGCCGGCGTCGACGAACCGTTGCGGCTCACCGCCGCGCTCTCCGACGGCAGGAACCTGCACGCCTTCCGCTATTCATCCGACGACAAGCCGCCCAGCCTCTACTGGCGGCACGGCGACGACGGCATCACCGTGGTGTCCGAGCCGATCGACGCCGCCCACGATCAGTGGACCGCCGTTGCGCCCAACACGGTTTTGACGGTGGAGCCGGGCGGCCACGTCCGCCTCGACAGCTTCGAGGTGGAACTCGACCGCCGGGTCGCGGCTCGCGTCGCCATCGCCTGA
- the rpsU gene encoding 30S ribosomal protein S21: protein MQVLVRDNNVDQALKALKKKMQREGIFREMKLRGHYEKPSEKRAREKAEAVRRSRKLARKRAQREGLVSVKARTH, encoded by the coding sequence GTGCAGGTACTCGTTCGCGACAACAACGTCGACCAGGCTCTCAAGGCGCTGAAGAAGAAGATGCAGCGCGAAGGCATTTTCCGCGAGATGAAGCTGCGCGGCCATTACGAGAAGCCGTCAGAGAAGAGGGCCCGTGAAAAGGCCGAAGCGGTACGCCGTTCGCGCAAGCTGGCTCGCAAGCGGGCCCAGCGCGAGGGTCTGGTGTCGGTCAAGGCCCGCACCCACTAA
- a CDS encoding tetratricopeptide repeat protein: MRFIATSSALRGLTGALALGLLASACTTSGPTNEPSWVIDASAGSTANIGSLTAAIQRDPQNPVNYNVRGSAYGQAGQFQAALADFTMAIQLNPGFSQAFNNRALIYRQLDQPQAALADYNQAITLNAAYQPAYLGRGILYRQSGQLDLAMADFDQAVTLNTSDAKAYYNRALIYQSRGNHIRAIADLDAAIALDANASEPYNARGLSRLQVGKNKDALQDFAAAVNRNKQSAEFWTNLGIAQIRTGDAQRGRDSINRAMVLKPGYGPARDALQSAAAQG, from the coding sequence ATGCGGTTCATTGCGACGTCTTCGGCTCTTCGCGGTCTTACGGGTGCTCTCGCCCTCGGCCTTCTGGCTTCCGCCTGCACGACGTCCGGCCCGACGAACGAGCCAAGCTGGGTTATCGACGCCAGCGCTGGTTCGACAGCTAATATCGGTTCACTGACGGCGGCGATCCAGCGCGATCCCCAGAACCCTGTGAACTACAATGTGCGCGGCTCGGCTTACGGCCAAGCCGGTCAGTTTCAGGCTGCGCTTGCCGACTTCACCATGGCGATCCAGCTTAATCCCGGTTTCTCACAGGCCTTTAACAACCGCGCCCTGATCTATCGCCAGCTCGATCAGCCTCAGGCGGCGCTCGCCGATTACAATCAGGCGATCACACTCAACGCGGCCTACCAGCCAGCTTATCTTGGTCGCGGTATCCTCTATCGCCAGTCCGGCCAGTTGGACCTCGCCATGGCTGATTTCGATCAGGCGGTGACGCTCAATACGTCGGATGCCAAGGCCTATTACAACAGGGCGCTGATCTACCAGAGCCGCGGCAATCATATCCGGGCCATCGCCGATCTCGATGCCGCTATCGCTCTCGACGCCAATGCCTCCGAGCCCTACAATGCGCGTGGCCTCAGCCGCCTGCAGGTCGGCAAGAACAAGGACGCGTTGCAGGATTTCGCGGCGGCCGTCAACCGCAACAAGCAGTCGGCCGAATTCTGGACCAACCTCGGTATCGCCCAGATCCGGACTGGCGACGCGCAGCGCGGTCGCGATTCCATCAACCGCGCCATGGTGCTGAAGCCCGGCTATGGCCCGGCCCGCGACGCGTTGCAGTCGGCGGCGGCGCAGGGCTGA
- the ftsH gene encoding ATP-dependent zinc metalloprotease FtsH → MNANFRNFALWVIILLLLVALFQLFQGSDTRQPGNDVAFSEFLKNVDQGAVRDVTIVNQTISGHLQNGSAFQSYAPYNADYIGELTKAGVTIVARPPTESISLIGTLLNWLPMLILLGLWIFFMRQMQGGAGGKAMGFGKSKAKLLTEAHGRVTFEDVAGIDEAKEDLQEVVEFLRDPQKFQRLGGRIPRGVLLVGPPGTGKTLTARAVAGEANVPFFTISGSDFVEMFVGVGASRVRDMFEQAKKNAPCIIFIDEIDAVGRHRGAGLGGGNDEREQTLNQLLVEMDGFEQNEGVIIIAATNRPDVLDPALLRPGRFDRQITVPNPDVNGREKILKVHVRKVPMAPDVDLKVLARGTPGFSGADLMNLVNEGALLAARRNKRIVTMAEFEDAKDKVMMGAERKSLAMTPEEKRNTAYHEAGHAVIALILDKTIDPIHKATIIPRGRSLGMVMTLPESDRYNWTYEKAVARLTMLFGGREAEIQTFGPEKVTTGAAGDIQMATSLARSMVMEWGMSEKLGRVRYRPNEQEVFLGHSVSQSTNMADETAKLIDEEVRRYIEEGEQNARRIITENHDKFVAIAEALLEFETLTGEELRGIMAGHPPVRTTFDDTTPPRGSAVPTTKPRPKGEEPDGAAPQPTA, encoded by the coding sequence ATGAACGCAAATTTCCGCAATTTCGCACTCTGGGTCATTATTCTGTTGCTGCTGGTCGCGCTGTTCCAGCTGTTCCAGGGCTCGGATACTCGCCAGCCCGGCAACGACGTGGCTTTTTCGGAGTTCCTCAAGAACGTCGATCAGGGCGCCGTGCGCGACGTGACCATCGTCAACCAGACGATATCGGGTCACCTGCAGAACGGTTCGGCCTTCCAGAGCTACGCGCCTTATAATGCCGATTACATCGGAGAGCTGACCAAGGCCGGCGTCACCATCGTCGCTCGCCCGCCCACCGAGAGCATTTCGCTGATCGGCACGCTGCTCAACTGGCTGCCGATGCTGATCCTGCTCGGCCTGTGGATCTTCTTCATGCGCCAGATGCAGGGAGGAGCCGGCGGCAAGGCGATGGGCTTTGGCAAGTCCAAAGCCAAATTGCTGACCGAAGCGCATGGCCGCGTCACATTCGAGGACGTCGCCGGCATCGACGAGGCCAAGGAGGATCTCCAAGAGGTCGTCGAATTCCTGCGCGACCCGCAGAAATTCCAGCGGCTCGGCGGCCGCATTCCGCGCGGCGTGCTGCTGGTCGGCCCCCCGGGTACCGGTAAGACGCTGACCGCCCGCGCCGTCGCCGGCGAGGCCAACGTGCCTTTCTTCACCATTTCCGGTTCGGACTTCGTCGAGATGTTCGTCGGCGTTGGCGCCTCGCGTGTCCGCGACATGTTCGAGCAGGCCAAGAAGAATGCCCCGTGCATCATCTTCATCGACGAAATCGACGCAGTCGGCCGTCATCGTGGCGCCGGCCTCGGCGGTGGCAACGACGAGCGCGAGCAGACGCTGAACCAGTTGCTGGTCGAGATGGACGGCTTCGAACAGAACGAAGGCGTCATCATCATCGCCGCCACCAACCGTCCGGACGTGCTGGACCCGGCGCTGTTGCGCCCCGGCCGGTTCGACCGTCAGATCACCGTGCCGAATCCCGACGTCAACGGCCGCGAGAAGATCCTGAAGGTGCATGTGCGCAAGGTGCCGATGGCGCCCGACGTCGACCTCAAGGTGCTGGCTCGCGGTACGCCCGGCTTCTCCGGCGCCGACCTGATGAACCTGGTCAACGAGGGCGCGCTGCTTGCGGCCCGCCGTAACAAGCGCATCGTCACCATGGCCGAATTCGAGGACGCCAAGGACAAGGTGATGATGGGCGCCGAGCGCAAGTCGCTGGCCATGACGCCGGAAGAGAAGCGCAACACCGCCTATCACGAGGCCGGCCATGCCGTCATCGCGCTGATCCTCGACAAGACCATCGACCCGATCCACAAGGCGACCATCATTCCGCGCGGACGCTCGCTCGGCATGGTGATGACCCTGCCCGAAAGCGACCGTTACAACTGGACCTACGAGAAGGCGGTGGCCCGCCTGACCATGCTGTTCGGCGGCCGCGAGGCGGAAATCCAGACCTTCGGCCCGGAAAAGGTGACTACCGGCGCTGCCGGCGACATCCAGATGGCCACCAGCCTCGCCCGTTCGATGGTGATGGAATGGGGTATGAGCGAGAAGCTCGGCCGCGTTCGCTATCGCCCCAACGAGCAGGAAGTGTTCCTCGGCCACTCGGTGAGCCAGTCGACCAACATGGCCGACGAGACCGCCAAGCTGATCGACGAGGAAGTTCGCCGGTACATTGAGGAAGGCGAGCAGAACGCCCGCCGCATCATCACCGAGAACCACGACAAGTTCGTCGCCATCGCCGAAGCGCTGCTGGAGTTCGAAACGCTGACCGGCGAGGAACTGCGCGGCATCATGGCCGGCCACCCGCCAGTGCGCACCACCTTCGACGACACGACGCCACCGCGCGGATCGGCGGTTCCGACCACCAAGCCGCGTCCCAAGGGCGAAGAGCCCGACGGCGCCGCGCCACAGCCGACGGCCTGA
- the tilS gene encoding tRNA lysidine(34) synthetase TilS produces MNDWSASPDLPMAKLRDRLFSPLAGLCRVGIAVSGGPDSTALLVLFDLWQRESPAAPNVCVLTVDHGLRPEASQEADTVVDLAKRLGHPAEKLVWHHEGPPPTSDIQAEARVARYRLLVEAAHRRRLDAVLLAHTRDDQAETLLMHLARGSGVAGLAGIPTERMIDGIRFLRPLLGVAKTDLLAVLQQAGVSYITDPSNASDRYTRVRIRKALPALADLGLTADRLAGTAQRMARAEVALRSFTDDLVRRAAINHDGVWSVETAALAAAPDEIGLRLLVRLIRAIRSSNYPPRADAPENWHAAFRADAAPRRATMAGVVLHLRSDRLWLYAEAGRTGFPEVIVDADGDYPWDGRFVVSISGADGHHLVIGPRGSAERKGDMPAAAIASLPAVSAVDGGDLPTGLATVIRPIDQESSAASDDCRPVAWQGGTDNLS; encoded by the coding sequence ATGAACGACTGGTCCGCCTCGCCCGATCTCCCCATGGCGAAGCTGCGCGACCGCCTGTTTTCTCCGCTCGCCGGCCTTTGCCGCGTCGGCATCGCCGTCTCAGGCGGCCCCGATTCGACGGCGCTGCTCGTGCTGTTCGATCTCTGGCAGCGCGAAAGTCCGGCCGCCCCAAATGTTTGCGTGCTGACCGTCGATCATGGGCTTCGCCCGGAAGCCTCGCAAGAAGCCGACACCGTCGTTGACCTCGCCAAGCGTCTCGGCCACCCGGCCGAAAAGCTCGTCTGGCATCATGAGGGACCGCCGCCGACAAGTGACATTCAGGCCGAAGCGCGCGTCGCCCGCTATCGCCTCCTCGTCGAAGCCGCCCACAGGCGCCGGCTGGATGCCGTCCTTCTTGCCCATACCCGCGACGATCAGGCCGAAACTCTGCTGATGCATCTGGCGCGTGGTTCAGGCGTCGCCGGCCTCGCCGGCATTCCAACAGAACGCATGATCGACGGAATCCGCTTTCTGCGCCCGCTCCTCGGCGTCGCCAAGACCGATCTCCTCGCCGTACTCCAGCAAGCCGGCGTCTCCTACATCACCGATCCCTCCAATGCGTCGGATCGCTACACCCGCGTCCGCATTCGCAAGGCCTTGCCCGCCCTCGCCGACCTCGGTCTTACCGCCGACCGCCTGGCCGGCACGGCCCAGCGCATGGCCCGCGCCGAGGTGGCACTACGATCATTCACCGACGATCTTGTTCGCCGGGCCGCCATCAATCACGACGGCGTCTGGTCGGTCGAGACGGCAGCGCTCGCCGCCGCGCCCGACGAGATCGGGCTCCGCCTTCTCGTCCGACTAATCCGCGCCATCCGTTCGTCGAACTATCCACCACGCGCCGACGCCCCGGAGAATTGGCATGCGGCGTTCCGTGCCGACGCGGCCCCGCGACGCGCCACCATGGCCGGCGTCGTGCTGCATCTTCGCAGTGATCGCTTATGGCTCTATGCCGAGGCCGGACGTACCGGCTTTCCGGAGGTCATCGTCGACGCCGACGGCGATTATCCCTGGGATGGCCGCTTTGTGGTCTCGATCTCCGGCGCGGACGGCCACCACCTCGTCATCGGTCCGCGCGGCTCTGCAGAGCGAAAAGGCGACATGCCCGCCGCCGCGATTGCCAGTCTTCCCGCCGTCAGCGCGGTCGATGGCGGGGACCTGCCAACCGGATTGGCGACCGTAATTCGTCCAATCGACCAGGAATCGTCCGCCGCAAGCGACGATTGCCGGCCCGTGGCTTGGCAAGGCGGCACCGACAACCTATCTTAA
- the ybgF gene encoding tol-pal system protein YbgF produces MTSRLFRPPSRFRFAALAVAALGTALLTAAPASAGLFGSDPTPPAIGQQDAAQQAVRIDNMEQQVRTLNGRIDELTHQIEQLQLMLKRAQEDNQFRLQQLEGGKGQKRSEVAPSTAPSAGNAATSTAEAPMDSVGEGGPLPAGFAIDAPGAVAPSQAAGSAPLGTPPAPLGTLPGTMAADTAAPSASAVGGPLDLSAIARGDLGPSNTDITNSGGLAAAASQDLAAAGTLAPPPGANSGPASPQQMASVAPAAVDPGADYDRAYSSILNGDYAAAENGFKKFLTDFPGDARAADAQYWLGESYFSRHQYRDAATSYLATYKNHPTSQKAPDSLFKLGLSLEGLGETSAACATYGELGKKFPKAQSGLVTRVATQKQKLGCS; encoded by the coding sequence ATGACCAGCCGCCTTTTCCGCCCACCGAGCCGCTTCCGTTTCGCCGCGCTGGCCGTCGCCGCGCTGGGCACGGCTTTGCTCACCGCCGCCCCCGCCTCGGCCGGCTTGTTCGGCTCCGATCCGACACCACCGGCCATCGGCCAGCAGGACGCGGCGCAGCAAGCGGTTCGCATCGACAACATGGAACAGCAGGTGCGCACCCTCAACGGCCGCATCGACGAGCTGACACATCAGATCGAGCAGCTTCAGCTCATGTTGAAGCGCGCCCAGGAGGACAACCAGTTCCGCCTGCAACAGCTCGAAGGCGGCAAGGGACAGAAGCGGTCGGAGGTTGCTCCGTCGACAGCGCCCTCCGCCGGCAACGCGGCAACATCCACCGCCGAGGCACCGATGGACTCGGTCGGCGAAGGTGGCCCGCTGCCGGCTGGCTTTGCCATCGACGCGCCCGGAGCGGTGGCCCCCAGCCAAGCGGCTGGGAGCGCCCCGCTTGGCACGCCCCCTGCCCCGCTCGGCACCCTTCCTGGCACCATGGCGGCGGATACCGCCGCCCCCTCGGCAAGCGCCGTCGGCGGGCCTCTCGACCTGTCGGCGATTGCCCGCGGAGACTTGGGACCGAGCAATACCGACATCACTAACTCCGGCGGCCTCGCGGCCGCCGCCAGCCAGGATCTCGCGGCCGCCGGTACGCTGGCGCCGCCTCCTGGCGCCAATAGCGGCCCCGCGTCGCCACAGCAGATGGCCTCGGTGGCGCCGGCCGCCGTCGACCCTGGCGCCGACTACGACCGCGCCTATTCATCGATTCTCAACGGCGATTACGCGGCGGCGGAAAACGGCTTCAAGAAATTCCTCACCGATTTTCCCGGCGACGCACGCGCCGCCGATGCCCAGTACTGGCTCGGCGAGAGCTATTTCTCGCGCCATCAATATCGCGACGCCGCCACCTCCTACCTCGCTACCTACAAGAACCATCCGACCAGCCAGAAGGCACCCGACAGCCTGTTCAAACTGGGCCTGTCGCTCGAAGGCCTTGGCGAGACCAGCGCCGCCTGCGCCACCTATGGCGAATTGGGCAAGAAATTCCCCAAGGCCCAGTCTGGCCTTGTGACGCGTGTCGCCACGCAGAAGCAGAAGCTCGGCTGCAGCTGA